In one window of Scyliorhinus canicula chromosome 17, sScyCan1.1, whole genome shotgun sequence DNA:
- the LOC119952233 gene encoding gastrula zinc finger protein XlCGF7.1-like: TTLQQHQRLHTGKRPFTCSQCEKQFTELSSVKSHQRDHSREKPFICSQCGKGFKHTSTLQRHQRVHTGEKPFICSQCEKRFTEFSSLKSHQRVDSREKPFTCSQCGKGFTWLSDLQRHQRVHTGERPFTCSQCGKGFIQFSSLQTHQRDHSGERPFTCSQCGKGFTRLSNLQSHQRVHTGERPFTCSQCGKGLSRLSSLRKHQQVHTGERPFTCSQCGKGLCNSLHLLRHQQVHN; this comes from the coding sequence ACCACCCTGCAGCAAcatcagcgacttcacactgggaaaaggccgttcacctgctctcagtgcgaGAAGCAATTTACTGAGTTATCCAGCGTGAAGTCACACCAACGAGATCACTCtcgggagaagccattcatctgctctcagtgtgggaagggattcaaacataCATCCACGCTACagagacaccagcgggttcacactggggagaaaccattcatctgctctcagtgtgagaagcgaTTCACTGAGTTTTCCAGCctgaagtcacaccagcgagtcgACTctcgggagaagccattcacctgctctcagtgtgggaagggattcacttggctATCCGActtgcagagacaccagcgagttcacactggggagaggccattcacctgctctcagtgtgggaagggattcattcagttttctagcctgcagacacaccaacgAGATCACagtggggaaaggccgttcacctgctctcagtgtggaaagggattcactcgcttatccaacctgcagagtcaccagcgagttcacactggggagaggccgttcacctgctctcagtgtgggaagggactcAGTCGGTTATCCAGCCTGCGGAAACATcaacaagttcacactggggagaggccgttcacctgctctcaatgtgggaagggattatgtAATTCAttgcacctgctgagacaccaacaagttcacaattga